A section of the Spirosoma pollinicola genome encodes:
- a CDS encoding DUF4199 domain-containing protein, producing the protein MNEQPSTARTSLKWGAILGLVLMLITLVMYLTDQTSNPLFTGLTLGAMVAFLILSMRDYRSLNGGYMSYGEGLGLGALLSTIAGLLSSAFITFYNVVIDPTVQQRAMDKAREKLEEQGVMSDEQIDQAMEMSAKFQSPGFTFIAGIFGTLFIGFLLSLIVAAFIRRNKANPFE; encoded by the coding sequence ATGAATGAACAACCCTCTACCGCTCGCACTTCCTTGAAGTGGGGTGCTATTCTCGGCCTGGTGCTAATGCTCATTACGCTGGTCATGTATTTGACCGACCAGACATCGAATCCATTGTTTACCGGCCTGACACTCGGCGCAATGGTGGCTTTTCTAATCCTATCGATGCGTGATTATCGGTCGCTAAACGGCGGCTACATGAGCTATGGTGAAGGCCTGGGTCTGGGTGCCCTGCTCTCCACCATTGCCGGACTTCTGTCGTCGGCGTTTATTACATTTTATAATGTGGTCATTGACCCCACCGTTCAGCAGCGTGCAATGGATAAAGCGCGCGAAAAGTTAGAGGAACAAGGAGTTATGTCCGATGAGCAAATTGATCAGGCGATGGAAATGTCGGCGAAATTTCAGTCGCCGGGCTTCACATTTATCGCCGGGATATTTGGTACCCTGTTCATTGGCTTTCTATTATCATTAATTGTAGCCGCTTTCATACGCCGGAACAAAGCCAATCCGTTTGAGTAA
- the gldF gene encoding gliding motility-associated ABC transporter permease subunit GldF, producing the protein MLAIFRKEINQFFSSLIAYIIMGVFLTTIGLLLWVFPDTSLLENGYADMGTFFNLTPYVMLFLVPAITMRSIADEIRLGTLEWLLTKPVSSWGVVGGKFLASWLLVILTLLPTLLYYVSLYQLGSPVGNIDSAGVFGSYIGLLLVAGVFVAIGLWASSLNDNQVVAFVLGVFICFLLYVGLSALAGLSIPGGLSYYLSLFALDEQYRALGRGIIDSRNVIYLLSLIVLFLFLTANRLKATK; encoded by the coding sequence GTGCTGGCTATTTTTCGTAAAGAAATCAACCAATTTTTTTCGTCGCTCATTGCCTATATCATTATGGGCGTGTTTCTAACGACGATAGGGCTGTTGCTCTGGGTCTTTCCTGACACAAGTCTACTGGAAAATGGATATGCCGATATGGGGACTTTTTTCAACCTAACGCCCTATGTAATGTTGTTTTTGGTGCCTGCCATCACGATGCGCTCCATTGCCGACGAAATACGGTTGGGCACGCTGGAATGGTTGTTGACAAAACCCGTAAGCAGTTGGGGAGTGGTTGGGGGGAAATTTTTGGCGAGTTGGTTATTGGTCATATTAACACTCCTGCCAACCCTGCTTTATTACGTTAGTCTTTATCAGCTTGGTTCGCCCGTTGGCAACATAGACTCGGCTGGCGTATTTGGTTCGTATATTGGCTTGCTGTTAGTAGCGGGTGTCTTTGTCGCTATTGGTTTGTGGGCCTCGTCACTCAATGATAATCAGGTGGTTGCCTTTGTGTTAGGCGTGTTTATATGTTTTCTGCTTTATGTTGGTCTTAGTGCATTGGCAGGATTGTCAATACCAGGGGGTCTGTCTTATTACCTATCGTTATTTGCCTTGGATGAGCAGTACCGGGCACTTGGCCGGGGTATAATCGACTCTCGAAATGTAATTTATTTACTCAGTCTTATCGTTCTTTTTCTTTTCCTCACAGCCAATAGGCTGAAAGCAACCAAATGA
- a CDS encoding VanZ family protein: MKITPTLVRWLAIAWTVIMLIGCLTPHSDLPDDLLTLNDKGQHVSIFALFALLWRLAGYKSGTVIIMGVLFGALIEVLQYILPINRSADWLDLAADAIGVAIGVLLALVPGIRRVVD, from the coding sequence ATGAAAATTACTCCAACTTTAGTACGCTGGCTGGCTATTGCCTGGACGGTCATTATGCTGATTGGCTGTCTGACGCCCCATTCTGATTTACCGGATGATTTGTTGACGTTAAACGATAAAGGGCAGCACGTTTCCATATTTGCTCTTTTTGCTTTGCTTTGGCGGCTAGCCGGTTATAAGTCGGGCACAGTGATCATTATGGGGGTGCTTTTTGGCGCACTTATCGAAGTCCTTCAATATATTTTACCCATCAACCGCAGCGCCGACTGGCTCGACCTCGCTGCCGACGCTATTGGTGTAGCGATAGGTGTATTATTAGCTTTGGTCCCTGGAATCCGTAGAGTAGTTGATTAG
- a CDS encoding tetratricopeptide repeat protein, which translates to MKKLLLPLFLSTFCLLTHLSIAQQTAADYFNEGIQKSSTKDFPGALQAFTTAIILNPENAPSYYNRALAKISLNDIQGANLDLDLAIELNPADANAYLYRGLNRTRQEDFRGAMQDFNRAIELNPNDALLYYQRGLCRLQMNYATTALSDFNKAAAIAPTDPNILTAKGNCKMQLSDYKGALADYGLCLEKAPNKTQAIAGRGYARFKLEDYKAAIVDFNRAIELTKDDAELYYRRGLVKSRLGEFENALVDFDKTVALNPTHTKALFSRGFCKSRLGNSKQAVADLDKAIEIGGTPTTTKAYYSDFITSSTLQLLGSIVQDRYKSTELSDDRADAYLVRGVLKNSTGDNRVALQDLNRAVELNPTNPEAYFIRGMVRSSLGDQKGSLIDCNSTIKLNPRHAEAYYLRGIIRYDSGDESAACIDLSRAGELGYSPAYKIITTRCNNIQRPTASR; encoded by the coding sequence ATGAAAAAATTGCTTTTACCTCTTTTCCTTAGTACGTTTTGTTTGTTAACCCATTTGTCAATAGCTCAGCAAACAGCCGCTGATTACTTCAATGAAGGCATCCAAAAAAGTTCAACCAAAGATTTTCCAGGAGCCTTACAGGCTTTTACAACGGCTATTATTTTAAATCCCGAAAACGCCCCAAGCTATTATAACCGGGCCTTAGCGAAAATTAGCCTTAACGATATTCAGGGTGCGAATCTGGACCTTGACCTGGCCATTGAACTTAACCCCGCAGATGCTAATGCTTATTTATACCGTGGATTGAATCGAACCCGTCAGGAAGACTTCCGGGGTGCCATGCAGGATTTTAACCGGGCAATCGAGCTAAATCCCAACGATGCTCTATTATATTACCAACGCGGACTTTGTCGTCTACAAATGAACTATGCGACCACCGCACTCTCCGATTTTAATAAAGCGGCCGCCATTGCGCCAACAGACCCGAATATTTTGACAGCTAAAGGTAACTGCAAAATGCAACTGAGTGATTACAAAGGAGCTTTGGCTGATTATGGTCTATGTCTCGAAAAAGCACCAAACAAAACACAGGCGATTGCAGGTCGTGGTTACGCCAGGTTTAAACTGGAAGACTATAAAGCAGCAATTGTCGATTTCAACCGGGCCATTGAATTGACCAAAGATGATGCCGAGCTTTACTACCGCCGTGGGCTAGTAAAGTCCCGCCTGGGCGAGTTTGAAAATGCGCTGGTTGACTTCGACAAAACCGTAGCCCTTAACCCGACACATACAAAAGCATTGTTTAGCCGGGGCTTTTGTAAGAGCCGGTTGGGTAATTCCAAACAGGCGGTTGCCGATCTCGACAAAGCCATTGAGATTGGCGGTACACCCACAACAACCAAAGCCTATTACAGTGATTTCATTACATCCAGCACATTGCAATTACTAGGCTCAATTGTTCAGGACCGGTACAAATCAACCGAATTGTCGGACGATCGTGCTGACGCTTATCTGGTACGGGGTGTACTCAAGAACTCAACCGGCGACAATCGGGTAGCTTTGCAGGATCTTAACCGGGCTGTTGAGTTAAACCCAACCAACCCGGAAGCCTATTTCATTCGGGGCATGGTTCGTTCATCACTGGGCGATCAGAAAGGCTCGTTGATTGATTGTAACAGCACAATCAAATTGAATCCACGGCATGCCGAAGCTTACTACCTGCGTGGCATTATTCGATACGATTCAGGCGATGAGTCGGCAGCCTGTATTGATTTGAGCCGGGCTGGTGAACTGGGCTACTCCCCGGCCTATAAGATCATTACTACGCGCTGTAACAACATTCAGCGACCAACAGCTTCGCGGTAA
- the gnd gene encoding phosphogluconate dehydrogenase (NAD(+)-dependent, decarboxylating), with the protein MHIGFIGLGKMGFNLVGNLVKHGHTVVGYDINEALVEAIKGEGAQGATTLQDLYNALPEKRVLWLMIPAGPLVDNVIEQLLAVMQAGDVVIDGGNSHYKDSLRRHEYLKEKGIGFLDCGTSGGISGALNGACTMVGGDADVIEPLHGVFRNISVEDGYLYTGPAGSGHFTKMVHNGIEYGMMQSIAEGFEVLEKSQFPFDFEAVAKMWGHGSVIRGWLMELTENAFSKDPKLDAIKGRMFSSGEGRWTLETALDLGVPTPVIALSLLTRYRSLQDDTFTGKVVAALRNEFGGHAVEKK; encoded by the coding sequence ATGCATATTGGATTTATTGGTTTAGGAAAGATGGGGTTCAACCTCGTCGGTAACCTGGTAAAACATGGCCATACTGTTGTTGGCTACGATATTAACGAAGCACTAGTTGAGGCCATTAAAGGCGAGGGAGCACAGGGTGCAACTACCCTACAAGACCTGTATAATGCCTTACCTGAAAAACGGGTTCTATGGCTGATGATTCCGGCTGGGCCACTGGTTGATAACGTTATCGAGCAACTATTAGCGGTTATGCAAGCTGGCGACGTCGTTATCGACGGGGGTAATTCTCATTATAAAGACTCTCTCAGGCGTCATGAATACCTCAAAGAGAAAGGTATTGGTTTTTTGGATTGTGGTACCAGCGGAGGAATCAGCGGTGCCCTGAATGGGGCCTGTACGATGGTTGGGGGCGATGCCGATGTAATTGAACCGCTTCATGGTGTGTTCCGCAATATATCAGTTGAAGACGGATATCTCTATACCGGGCCAGCAGGTAGTGGTCACTTTACCAAAATGGTGCATAACGGCATTGAATATGGCATGATGCAGTCCATTGCCGAAGGGTTTGAAGTACTGGAGAAAAGTCAGTTTCCATTCGACTTCGAAGCGGTTGCGAAAATGTGGGGTCATGGCTCCGTTATTCGTGGCTGGCTAATGGAACTAACCGAAAATGCGTTCAGTAAAGACCCGAAACTAGATGCGATTAAAGGGCGTATGTTCTCTTCTGGTGAAGGCCGGTGGACACTCGAAACGGCCCTCGATCTGGGCGTGCCAACTCCCGTTATTGCGCTGTCGCTGCTAACCCGTTATCGCTCCCTGCAAGACGATACATTCACGGGCAAAGTAGTAGCCGCGCTGCGGAATGAGTTTGGCGGCCATGCCGTTGAAAAAAAATAA
- a CDS encoding fatty acid desaturase family protein — MKVLSTLQDPTFTGRDYNGLDRFFLHYIKDERDLPFIYLTLRISFTLIPLSILLFMPFLTGWAWGAVAVLHFCFSNFGVKGPFGLMLHCTSHRPFFKPEYNWMNYYLPWVLAPFFGHTPETYFSHHIGMHHPENNLDDDDSSTMTFQRDSYRSFLAYFGRFFVVGVRNLLTYLRRKNRSKLATRAMTGELVFGAVCIALCFVSWPATVLVFLFPLFIYRFIAMLGNWTQHSFVDSEDPGNAYKNSITCVNVKYNKKCWNDGYHISHHVRPAMHWTEHPTFFLKTIDKYAQNQAIVFDGLDFGQVFFLLMRKKYDVLAQHMININGTFANDSEAIALLRRRTQRIPVKPEKPVISKVSVAVA; from the coding sequence ATGAAGGTACTGAGCACCCTCCAGGACCCCACCTTTACGGGGCGTGATTATAACGGGCTTGACCGTTTTTTCCTTCACTACATTAAAGATGAGCGTGATTTACCCTTCATTTATCTCACATTAAGAATCAGCTTTACCCTTATTCCGCTCAGCATTTTGCTGTTCATGCCGTTTCTAACGGGCTGGGCCTGGGGGGCGGTAGCCGTTCTACATTTCTGCTTCAGTAATTTTGGTGTCAAGGGGCCATTCGGGCTTATGCTTCACTGTACAAGCCATCGGCCGTTTTTCAAGCCTGAGTACAACTGGATGAATTATTATTTACCCTGGGTGCTGGCGCCTTTTTTTGGTCATACACCCGAAACGTACTTTAGTCACCATATCGGGATGCACCATCCCGAAAATAATCTGGATGATGATGATAGTAGTACGATGACGTTTCAGCGAGATAGTTATCGCAGTTTTCTGGCCTATTTTGGTCGGTTCTTTGTTGTGGGTGTTCGGAATTTGCTGACCTACCTGCGTCGGAAAAATCGCTCCAAACTAGCTACTCGTGCTATGACAGGCGAGCTGGTCTTTGGAGCAGTTTGTATCGCTCTCTGTTTTGTAAGCTGGCCTGCAACCGTGTTGGTTTTCTTGTTCCCCCTTTTCATCTATCGCTTTATTGCCATGCTTGGCAACTGGACACAGCATTCGTTTGTCGACAGTGAAGATCCTGGTAATGCTTATAAAAACAGTATTACCTGTGTTAATGTGAAGTATAATAAAAAGTGCTGGAACGATGGTTACCACATTAGTCACCACGTTCGACCTGCTATGCACTGGACAGAACATCCAACATTTTTTCTGAAAACGATTGATAAATATGCTCAAAACCAGGCTATCGTGTTTGACGGTCTGGACTTCGGGCAGGTTTTCTTCCTGTTAATGCGTAAGAAGTATGATGTGCTGGCTCAGCACATGATCAATATAAACGGCACTTTTGCCAATGATAGCGAGGCTATTGCGCTCCTGCGTCGTCGTACTCAGCGTATTCCGGTAAAGCCAGAAAAGCCTGTGATATCGAAGGTGTCTGTTGCAGTAGCCTAA
- a CDS encoding DNA/RNA non-specific endonuclease, with protein sequence MQGRNQLKSIVFAIGLGMLLNGCLSVRPSSPTSGSQTSLLSRTDNLALGNPSQASTSNPENYLITRPQYTVSYSRSRGIANWVSWHLSADWKGDSKRTNDFRPDASLPSGWYAARPSDYTNTGFDRGHLCPSDDRDATPADNAATFLLTNIVPQAPRHNREVWKYLEEYARQLMSNGNDVYILAGASGTGGTGQNGYATSLANGKLTVPATLWKILVVIPTGSDNTFQVTENTRIIAVNIPNNQSASDKPWRAYLTSVDDLENLTGFDFLSNVPVDIQRIIEKRIDGDNS encoded by the coding sequence ATGCAAGGTCGCAATCAACTCAAAAGTATTGTTTTCGCAATTGGTCTGGGCATGTTGCTCAATGGCTGTCTTTCGGTGCGGCCGTCATCACCAACCAGCGGTAGCCAGACCTCTTTACTTAGTCGGACAGACAACCTCGCCCTTGGCAATCCGAGCCAGGCGTCGACCAGCAACCCAGAAAATTACCTCATCACCCGCCCTCAATATACAGTTTCCTATAGTCGCAGCCGGGGTATTGCCAACTGGGTAAGCTGGCATCTGAGTGCTGACTGGAAAGGGGACAGCAAACGCACCAACGATTTCCGTCCCGACGCTTCCCTTCCTTCGGGTTGGTATGCCGCCCGCCCCTCCGATTATACCAATACGGGCTTCGACCGGGGGCACCTTTGCCCTTCCGACGACCGGGACGCAACACCGGCCGATAATGCCGCTACGTTTCTCCTAACCAACATCGTGCCACAAGCGCCACGTCACAACCGCGAGGTCTGGAAATATTTGGAAGAGTACGCACGACAGTTAATGAGTAACGGCAATGATGTTTACATTTTGGCGGGAGCGAGTGGAACGGGAGGTACTGGACAGAATGGCTACGCAACGTCACTGGCCAATGGGAAATTGACCGTTCCGGCTACACTTTGGAAAATTCTGGTGGTGATTCCAACGGGTAGCGATAATACCTTTCAAGTTACAGAAAACACCCGAATCATAGCCGTAAACATCCCGAACAACCAATCCGCTTCAGATAAACCCTGGCGCGCTTACTTAACAAGCGTTGATGATCTGGAAAATCTTACCGGTTTTGATTTCTTATCAAACGTTCCAGTTGACATCCAGCGTATTATTGAAAAGCGCATTGATGGCGATAATAGTTAA
- a CDS encoding DUF3472 domain-containing protein, which yields MINRLFFFYLFLTVSQLFGMPAGTSAVHEPNVIRVPLGGNSWAKNLADSPDLISEDGLTNWASPTSTVETYVRFARTGTLLLSVNLRVPTGRSRIRITVLGKSKEIDVQGSRFTDCSLGQWSIPKAGYVKLVLQGVSKTGTTYADITDFGISGTTVDEHTAFVRNNDGDFFHWGRRGPSVHLNYPIPDGFDAEWFYNEVTVPKGNDVAGSYYMATGFGEGYFGMQVNSPTERRILFSVWSPFQTDTPSQIPSDQKIRLNRKGANVVTNEFGNEGSGGQSYLRYNWVAGRTYKFLIHGHPDVGDYTTYTAYFMPPDGAGWQLIASFKRPKTTTYLTSLYSFLENFTPETGNVSREVEFSNQWVRSKEGNWQEITKAQFTGDNTARKSYRMDFAGGLSKNKCFFLRNCGFFDAYTPLKTDFTRPAQHQPPTINIDQLP from the coding sequence GTGATCAACCGGCTATTTTTCTTCTATTTATTCCTGACAGTTTCCCAACTGTTCGGTATGCCTGCTGGTACGTCTGCCGTTCATGAACCTAACGTAATACGCGTACCCCTCGGGGGCAATAGCTGGGCAAAAAACCTGGCCGACTCCCCCGACCTTATTTCGGAAGACGGGTTGACAAACTGGGCCAGCCCGACCAGTACCGTTGAGACTTACGTGCGGTTTGCCCGAACAGGTACCCTGCTTCTGTCCGTCAACCTGCGTGTACCAACAGGCAGGAGCCGTATACGCATTACAGTGTTGGGAAAATCCAAAGAAATAGATGTTCAGGGCAGCAGGTTTACGGACTGCTCATTAGGCCAGTGGTCTATTCCTAAAGCGGGCTATGTAAAACTGGTTTTACAGGGTGTCAGCAAAACAGGTACTACCTATGCCGATATAACTGATTTTGGCATCAGTGGTACGACCGTAGACGAGCACACAGCCTTTGTTCGGAACAACGATGGCGACTTTTTCCATTGGGGCAGGCGTGGGCCGTCTGTTCACTTGAATTACCCAATCCCCGACGGTTTTGATGCCGAATGGTTTTATAACGAAGTGACAGTACCGAAAGGTAATGATGTTGCTGGGTCGTATTATATGGCGACCGGCTTTGGGGAAGGTTATTTCGGGATGCAGGTCAATTCGCCTACCGAACGTCGAATCCTGTTTTCGGTCTGGAGTCCGTTTCAGACCGATACTCCCAGTCAGATTCCATCTGACCAGAAAATTCGCCTGAACCGCAAGGGCGCCAACGTGGTCACAAATGAGTTCGGTAACGAAGGCTCCGGTGGCCAAAGCTACCTGCGCTACAACTGGGTGGCTGGCCGGACTTATAAATTTCTGATACATGGCCACCCCGATGTGGGCGACTATACGACCTATACGGCTTATTTTATGCCTCCCGACGGTGCTGGCTGGCAGTTGATCGCCAGCTTTAAGCGACCCAAAACGACAACCTATTTAACCTCACTCTATTCCTTTCTGGAAAACTTCACCCCCGAAACGGGAAATGTATCACGTGAGGTAGAATTCTCGAATCAGTGGGTCAGAAGCAAAGAGGGAAATTGGCAGGAGATTACTAAAGCGCAGTTCACGGGTGACAATACGGCCCGAAAGTCGTACCGAATGGATTTTGCCGGTGGGCTTAGTAAGAATAAATGCTTTTTCCTGCGCAACTGCGGCTTCTTCGACGCCTATACGCCCCTCAAAACGGATTTTACAAGACCAGCTCAACATCAGCCGCCAACGATAAATATTGACCAGCTTCCCTAG
- a CDS encoding putative toxin-antitoxin system toxin component, PIN family has translation MRVVIDTNCFLAIIPKISPYRRVFDSYRSQQFELAVSNEITEEYAEIFEKRMTRFIADNLLELVDKQPNTAKTEICYRWGLITADYDDNKFVDCAVSAGADYIVTNDRHFDVLQTKKFPSVQCLTLTEFIACPDA, from the coding sequence ATGCGCGTTGTTATTGATACAAATTGTTTTCTGGCCATAATTCCAAAAATTTCACCTTATCGGCGGGTATTCGATTCTTACCGTTCTCAACAATTTGAGCTAGCTGTCAGCAACGAGATTACGGAAGAATATGCCGAAATTTTTGAAAAACGCATGACTCGGTTCATTGCAGATAACCTGCTGGAGCTAGTTGATAAGCAGCCAAATACGGCTAAAACAGAGATATGTTATCGTTGGGGACTTATCACCGCAGATTATGATGACAACAAATTTGTGGATTGCGCAGTATCGGCGGGCGCTGATTACATAGTTACTAATGATCGACATTTTGACGTTCTTCAAACGAAGAAATTTCCATCGGTACAGTGCCTTACTCTTACGGAATTTATAGCTTGTCCTGATGCATGA
- the scpA gene encoding methylmalonyl-CoA mutase, whose amino-acid sequence MRPTYVTPETNSTANEEQASLLQTQGNTLFPTAEGIKLKPRFTVADVANTDHLNYAAGVPPFLRGPYASMYVRQPWTIRQYAGFSTAEESNAFYRRNLAGGQKGLSVAFDLATHRGYDSDHPRVVGDVGKAGVAIDSVEDMKILFDQIPLDQMSVSMTMNGAVLPIMAFFIVAAEEQGVPPEKLSGTIQNDILKEFMVRNTYIYPPEPSMRIVGDIFSYTAQLMPKFNSISISGYHMHEAGAPAHLELAYTLADGLEYIRTGLRSGMGIDAFAPRLSFFWGIGMNHFMEIAKLRAGRLLWAKIVKQFEPKNAKSLALRTHCQTSGYSLTEQDPFNNVARTTIEGLAAVLGGTQSLHTNSLDEAIALPTDFSARIARNTQLYLQQETDITRAVDPWGGSYYVEFLTKELVEKAWALMEEVEQLGGMAKAIETGLPKLRIEEAAARKQARIDSGKDVIVGVNRYKPVMETVIELLDIDNQAVRESQLNRLKEVKETRNEAKVEQALAAITGAATTPSPDKNLLALAVEAARCRATLGEISDAMEKAFGRHKATIRAISGIYSAEVSDDENFRIAREMSNQFAELDGRRPRILVAKMGQDGHDRGAKVIATSFADLGFDVDMGPLFQTPEEVARQAAENDVHIVGVSSLAAGHKTLVPQLISELKKIGRDDIMVIAGGVIPAGDYQFLYDAGVKGIFGPGTVISIAAQKILTELMQD is encoded by the coding sequence ATGAGACCCACCTACGTAACTCCCGAAACGAACTCAACTGCGAACGAAGAACAGGCAAGCCTGCTCCAAACTCAAGGTAACACCCTTTTCCCAACCGCCGAAGGCATCAAGCTGAAACCTCGTTTTACGGTTGCTGATGTAGCCAATACGGATCACCTGAATTACGCGGCCGGTGTGCCCCCATTTTTGCGGGGTCCGTATGCCAGTATGTACGTTCGTCAGCCGTGGACTATCCGGCAATATGCGGGTTTCTCGACCGCCGAGGAATCGAACGCATTCTACCGCCGAAATCTGGCCGGTGGGCAGAAAGGTTTATCCGTTGCCTTCGATCTGGCTACACACCGGGGCTATGATTCCGACCATCCGCGCGTTGTGGGTGATGTTGGCAAGGCCGGTGTCGCTATTGATTCGGTCGAGGATATGAAAATTCTGTTCGACCAGATTCCCCTCGACCAGATGTCGGTGTCAATGACCATGAACGGCGCGGTGTTGCCGATTATGGCCTTTTTCATCGTTGCTGCCGAAGAACAGGGTGTGCCACCCGAAAAATTATCAGGCACGATTCAGAACGACATTTTGAAAGAGTTCATGGTGCGGAATACGTACATCTACCCACCTGAACCATCCATGCGTATTGTGGGCGATATTTTTTCGTACACAGCGCAGCTTATGCCCAAGTTCAACTCGATTAGTATCAGCGGCTATCATATGCATGAAGCAGGTGCCCCGGCCCATCTGGAACTGGCCTATACGCTGGCCGATGGGCTCGAATATATCCGAACGGGTTTGCGCTCGGGCATGGGTATCGACGCCTTTGCCCCTCGTCTGTCGTTCTTCTGGGGTATTGGCATGAACCACTTTATGGAAATCGCCAAACTCCGCGCAGGGCGGCTGCTGTGGGCAAAGATTGTGAAACAGTTTGAACCCAAAAATGCCAAATCGCTGGCTTTACGTACCCATTGCCAGACCTCTGGCTATAGCCTGACCGAGCAGGACCCGTTCAACAACGTTGCCCGTACAACCATTGAGGGACTGGCGGCTGTGCTGGGCGGCACCCAAAGTCTGCACACCAATTCGCTGGACGAAGCTATTGCCTTACCAACTGACTTTTCGGCCCGAATTGCCCGGAATACTCAGTTGTACTTACAACAAGAGACCGACATTACCCGCGCCGTTGACCCCTGGGGCGGCTCTTACTATGTCGAATTCCTAACAAAAGAACTGGTCGAAAAAGCCTGGGCCCTGATGGAGGAAGTAGAGCAATTGGGCGGTATGGCCAAAGCCATTGAAACTGGCCTGCCTAAACTGCGGATTGAAGAGGCCGCTGCCCGAAAACAGGCCCGTATTGATTCCGGCAAAGATGTTATTGTGGGCGTAAACCGCTACAAACCCGTCATGGAAACCGTTATCGAACTTCTGGACATTGACAACCAGGCCGTTCGTGAGAGCCAGTTAAACCGGTTGAAAGAGGTAAAAGAAACAAGGAATGAAGCAAAAGTGGAGCAGGCTCTGGCAGCAATAACCGGTGCAGCTACTACCCCCTCCCCAGACAAAAACCTACTGGCGCTAGCCGTTGAAGCGGCTCGCTGCCGCGCCACCCTCGGTGAAATCTCCGACGCTATGGAAAAAGCATTTGGCCGCCATAAGGCCACCATTCGAGCTATATCGGGTATCTACTCTGCCGAAGTATCGGATGATGAGAACTTCCGCATTGCCCGCGAGATGAGCAATCAGTTTGCCGAACTCGACGGGCGACGCCCCCGGATTCTGGTCGCTAAAATGGGACAGGATGGGCACGACCGGGGCGCCAAGGTCATTGCCACCAGTTTTGCCGATCTGGGTTTCGATGTGGATATGGGACCACTGTTCCAAACCCCGGAAGAAGTGGCTCGACAGGCTGCCGAAAACGACGTACATATCGTGGGTGTATCGAGTCTGGCAGCGGGTCACAAAACGCTGGTTCCGCAACTCATTAGCGAACTCAAAAAGATTGGCCGCGACGATATTATGGTTATTGCCGGGGGCGTTATTCCGGCAGGCGACTACCAGTTTTTATACGATGCGGGCGTCAAAGGCATCTTCGGCCCCGGCACGGTGATTTCTATTGCGGCTCAGAAAATATTGACCGAGTTGATGCAGGATTGA